TTAGCCTAAAAAGTCGAACATACAAAGGGGCTAAAGGATCGTGAGGCCATAGGCCACCGCACCTACTATCAGCAACATATCGGGAACCAGTTTCTTCATCTGTAGCCAGAGGAACAAGGCGAAGAGCCCCACCACCTGGGAAACCGCCCATTGTGTTGAGCTGCCGGGGAAAGAGCCTATCGTCTCGATCGCCGTGGTGATGAAGGATATAAACACCGAGAGAAATATGGACATAAGGACGGGCATTATAAACTTGGTCATAGACTTCATGCCGGGAGATCTCTTTATCCTGTCGAAGCAGGAAAAGGCCACCAGGGCGTTGGACATGGCGGGAAGGACCATGGCCAGTACCAGGACTGCCCCTCCGACCCCCGCCCATAGGCCTATTCCTAAAGTCGACATGGACACGGCGATAGGGCTAATGCCGTTTGCACCTATCCCCGTTCCCGCGAGGCTTTGGACCATATCCCAACCGGAAATGGCGGAAAGCTTGGTGATGATAGGGGAGGGCAGGGCGTTGACTATGGCGATATACTGCATAAGCCTTTCCTTCGAGTAGAGAAACACCTGGGAGGAAGGACCGGCGAGGAGATCTATAGCCAGAGGAATGAACACCGGCCCCCCTCCGAAGGTCATGAGCCCGGTGAAGATCATCCCCCCGAGCAGGCCAAGGTAGGCCACCGAACGGAGGAAAGGCGAAAGGATAAACAGGGGAGCCAGGAGGATCAGCACGATCAGCCACATCTTCCCGATATCCTTCACAACCGCTCCAGGCCCTGAGTCCCCCGAGGGGAGAATATCCTCCGACGGAAGGGCAGGGGTTATCCAAAGTCCCCGGGCTCCCATAGTCACCATAAAAAGGACCAATCCCCAACTAAACCACCATGGGATTGTCACGTCGAGGTTGACGGGAAGGTCGCTGTGTATGAGCAGGAAAATAGCCACCGGTACGACCATCGCCTCCCGAACAAACCTGGGCCAGGGGGCGGAGGCGGTTATAGCCAAGGAGATCATCGCAAGTATTACGAAACCGTTGTCGACCCCGGCGGCGAGCAGTATCAGACAGAGGACGGAGAAAAAAATCGTTCTGTCTGTTCCAAGAGCCCCTCGACTCTGTTTGAAGAACTTGGCCATCAGAAGGCACAGCATGGCGGACACCAGAGGGAACACCGCCACGGTGGACTTCTGGAGTATCAACAGCTTGTCGGCGCTGTCCCCTACGGTGGAGAATATCCACCATATCAACGCCACCACCATGACAGCCACCGGGCCTACCAGGGCCAAGACCGCCATGACAGCACCCCAGATTCCGCCAGCCCTGTAGCCTATGACGGCGGCCATCTGAGGTGCAGCAGGGCCAGGAAGGGTATTGGAGAGGGCCAGTATAT
The uncultured Dethiosulfovibrio sp. genome window above contains:
- a CDS encoding chromate transporter; amino-acid sequence: MAFFKTGLLGFGGGAAIAPAMHKEAVEKYRWVNTATFNDILALSNTLPGPAAPQMAAVIGYRAGGIWGAVMAVLALVGPVAVMVVALIWWIFSTVGDSADKLLILQKSTVAVFPLVSAMLCLLMAKFFKQSRGALGTDRTIFFSVLCLILLAAGVDNGFVILAMISLAITASAPWPRFVREAMVVPVAIFLLIHSDLPVNLDVTIPWWFSWGLVLFMVTMGARGLWITPALPSEDILPSGDSGPGAVVKDIGKMWLIVLILLAPLFILSPFLRSVAYLGLLGGMIFTGLMTFGGGPVFIPLAIDLLAGPSSQVFLYSKERLMQYIAIVNALPSPIITKLSAISGWDMVQSLAGTGIGANGISPIAVSMSTLGIGLWAGVGGAVLVLAMVLPAMSNALVAFSCFDRIKRSPGMKSMTKFIMPVLMSIFLSVFISFITTAIETIGSFPGSSTQWAVSQVVGLFALFLWLQMKKLVPDMLLIVGAVAYGLTIL